A window from Parus major isolate Abel chromosome 27, Parus_major1.1, whole genome shotgun sequence encodes these proteins:
- the LOC107215063 gene encoding transcription factor CP2-like protein 1, whose protein sequence is MLFWHGQPDHYWSSPGDMLPLPSSGVLRDPPVLPYLKQEEPNGISTSQPPIPAFQYILSAPTSPAVRHHQETLTYLNQGQSYEIRMMGTPRGDPAEGRRMVKSVVRVVFHDRRLQYSEQQQLEGWRWSRPGDRILDIDIPLSVGILEPQIHPTLLNTVEFLWDPSRRTSVFVQVHCISTEFTLRKNGGEKGVPFRIQIDTFGAGGKGDPPEHLHSASCLVKVFKPKGADRKQKTDREKVEKQPAAEREKFQPAYESTVLAECPPWPDALGAPRSPPGTPGLPSPHPFKLLSPERVCVSPAGAAEGPAEGPGEALSPCASPLETQQWLLRRRFSACARVFANFTGADLLKLSRRDLIQICGAPDGIRLCHALAGRCPRPRLTLYVAREPGGAEGAEDAGSGLYQELHLEQLTVAELTGKLAELLGLPPGQILRLSRQGPAGIHVLVSDAMIRNLQDETSFVVAIGKAPGPDGFQLLLR, encoded by the exons aTGCTCTTCTGGCACGGCCAGCCCGACCACTACTGGTCCAGCCCCGGGGACatgctccccctgcccagctccgGGGTGCTCAG GGACCCCCCAGTCCTGCCCTACCTGAAGCAGGAGGAGCCCAACGGCATCTCCACGTCCCAGCCGCCGATCCCGGCGTTCCAGTACATCCTGAGCGCCCCCACCTCCCCGGCCGTGCGGCACCACCAGGAGACCCTCACCTACCTCAACCAGG GACAGTCCTACGAGATCCGCATGATGGGAACGCCCCGGGGGGACCCCGCCGAGGGCCGCAGGATGGTGAAG AGCGTGGTCCGGGTGGTTTTCCATGACCGCCGGCTCCAGTACtcggagcagcagcagctcgaGGGCTGGCGCTGGAGCCGCCCGGGAGATCGGATCCTCGACATCG ATATCCCGCTCTCCGTGGGGATCCTGGAACCCCAAATCCACCCCACGCTGCTCAACACGGTGGAATTCCTCTGGGACCCCTCCAGACGCACATCCGTGTTCGTGCAG GTTCACTGCATCAGCACCGAGTTCACGCTGCGCAAGAACGGGGGGGAGAAGGGGGTCCCCTTCCGCATCCAGATCGACACCTTCGGGGCGGGGGGCAAGGGGGACCCCCCCGAGCACCTGCACTCCGCCAGCTGCCTGGTCAAGGTGTTCAAG CCCAAGGGGGCCGACAGGAAGCAGAAGACGGACCGGGAGAAGGTGGAGAAGCAGCCGGCGGCGGAGCGGGAGAAATTCCAGCCGGCCTACGAGAGCACCGTGCTGGCCGAG TGCCCCCCCTGGCCGGACGCTCTGGGtgccccccgcagccccccgggcACCCCGGGGTTGCCGTCCCCGCACCCCTTCAAGCTGCTGAGCCCCGAGAG GGTGTGCGTGTCACCCGCCGGCGCTGCCGAGGGTCCCGCGGAGGGTCCTGGCGAG GCGCTGAGCCCCTGCGCATCCCCCCTGGAGACGCAGCAGTGGCTGCTCCGGCGCCGCTTCTCCGCCTGCGCCCGCGTCTTCGCCAACTTCACCG GCGCCGATCTGCTGAAGCTCTCCCGCAGGGACCTGATCCAGATCTGCGGAGCCCCCGACGGGATCCGCCTGTGCCACGCCCTGGCGGGCAG GTGCCCGCGGCCCCGGCTGACCCTGTACGTGGCGCGGGAGCCCGGAGGGGCCGAGGGTGCGGAGGATGCGGGATCAG GGCTGTACCAGGAGctgcacctggagcagctgacGGTGGCCGAGCTCACCGGGAAGTTGGcggagctgctggggctcccCCCGGGGCAGATCCTGCGCCTCTCCCGGCAGGGACCCGCCGGCATCCACGTCCTCGTCAGCGACGCG ATGATCAGGAACCTCCAGGACGAGACGAGTTTCGTGGTGGCGATCGGCAAAG cccccggccccgacggcttccagctgctgctgcggTAG